Proteins from a single region of Acanthochromis polyacanthus isolate Apoly-LR-REF ecotype Palm Island chromosome 11, KAUST_Apoly_ChrSc, whole genome shotgun sequence:
- the galnt12 gene encoding polypeptide N-acetylgalactosaminyltransferase 12 produces the protein MAACRRRNRPKLLVFLLGATLVGYVIFVRHNSGDVDATNRREAPGEVDNELLKKPVYEKPPLDLNALGEMGKAVKLKLNEEEKKKEEESLKKHQVNVYVSDKVSLHRRLPERWNPLCRELKYDYRSLPTTSVVIAFYNEAWSTLLRTVHSVLETSPDILLTEVVLVDDYSDRAHLKEPLEKYISGLRKVRLIRATKREGLVRARLLGASITTGDVLTFLDCHCECHEGWLEPLLQRIKEEPKAVVCPVIDVIDWNTFQYLGNSGEPQIGGFDWRLVFTWHTVPEYEQKRRRSPTDVIRSPTMAGGLFSVGRKYFHYLGTYDTGMEVWGGENLEFSFRIWQCGGSLEIHPCSHVGHVFPKKPPYSRSKALANSVRAAEVWMDEYKEIYYHRNPHARLEAFGDVSGRRMLREKLGCKNFQWYLDNIYPDLHIPQDRPGMFGMLKNRGKTNYCFDYNPADEHMLVGQRVILYPCHGMGQNQFFEYSSYGEIRYNAREPAGCVAGDNVSTYLTVQLCKKLGQNVPTDQKFVFDKDGRFVHVQSQKCIQAADKTDNGTPAPSLQPCSDSPHQKWFFEERM, from the exons ATGGCAGCTTGCAGAAGACGGAACAGACCCAAGTTACTCGTTTTCCTCTTGGGTGCCACTTTAGTGGGATATGTGATATTTGTAAGGCACAACTCCGGGGACGTGGACGCCACGAATCGACGGGAAGCCCCCGGAGAGGTGGACAATGAGCTGCTCAAGAAACCCGTCTACGAGAAGCCCCCCTTAGATTTAAATGCCCTGGGAGAAATGGGCAAAGCTGTGAAGCTGAAGCTGAAcgaagaggagaaaaagaaagaggaggaaagtCTCAAAAAGCACCAGGTTAACGTTTATGTCAGTGATAAAGTGTCACTACACCGCAGGCTGCCTGAGAGATGGAACCCACT CTGCAGAGAGCTGAAGTACGACTACAGGTCCTTACCGACGACTTCCGTGGTGATCGCCTTTTACAACGAGGCCTGGTCGACCCTCCTCAGGACGGTCCACAGTGTGCTGGAGACTTCTCCTGACATCCTGCTGACGGAGGTGGTGCTGGTGGATGACTACAGTGACAGAG CTCATCTGAAGGAGCCATTGGAGAAGTACATCTCAGGTTTGAGAAAGGTGCGTCTCATCCGGGCCACAAAGAGGGAGGGACTGGTGCGGGCCCGGTTGCTCGGGGCATCCATTACCACAGGTGATGTGCTGACCTTCCTGGATTGCCACTGCGAGTGTCATGAGGGCTGGTTAGAGCCCCTGCTTCAAAG GATCAAAGAGGAGCCAAAAGCTGTCGTGTGTCCTGTCATTGACGTGATTGACTGGAACACCTTCCAGTATTTAGGCAACTCCGGAGAACCTCAGATTGGAGGGTTTGACTGGCGGTTGGTCTTCACCTGGCACACTGTCCCAGAGTATGAGCAGAAACGCCGTCGCTCACCCACTGATGTGATCAG GTCTCCGACTATGGCAGGGGGGCTGTTTTCTGTGGGCAGGAAATACTTTCATTACCTGGGGACATATGACACAGGGATGGAAGTGTGGGGAGGAGAGAACCTGGAATTCTCTTTTAGG ATTTGGCAATGTGGAGGCAGCCTGGAGATCCACCCATGCTCCCATGTGGGTCACGTGTTCCCAAAAAAGCCCCCTTACTCACGAAGCAAGGCGCTGGCAAACAGTGTGAGAGCGGCTGAGGTCTGGATGGATGAATACAAGGAGATCTACTACCACAGAAACCCCCACGCACGACTG GAGGCCTTTGGAGATGTGTCAGGGCGGAGGATGCTCAGAGAGAAGCTGGGCTGTAAAAACTTCCAGTGGTATCTGGATAACATTTATCCAGACCTTCACATCCCACAGGATCGGCCAGGCATGTTTGGAATG CTGAAGAACCGGGGCAAGACCAACTACTGTTTTGACTATAACCCTGCAGATGAACACATGCTGGTGGGCCAAAGGGTCATCCTCTACCCATGTCACGGCATGGGTCAGAACCAG TTTTTTGAATACTCTTCGTACGGTGAGATCCGTTATAACGCGAGGGAACCTGCTGGATGCGTTGCGGGTGATAACGTCAGTACCTACCTGACTGTCCAGCTGTGCAAAAAACTAGGACAGAATGTACCAACGGACCAGAAATTTGTTTTCGACAAG gatGGGAGAtttgtccatgtccagagccaGAAGTGTATTCAGGCAGCGGACAAGACAGACAATGGAACACCAGCCCCCTCACTCCAACCCTGCTCTGACAGCCCTCACCAAAAGTGGTTCTTTGAAGAGAGAATGTAA
- the poc1bl gene encoding polypeptide N-acetylgalactosaminyltransferase 4, with protein MRGRCSRKLGVLAKAGFLLWLLWLGYLLLERSTYPSSPSAEEDDEERNVLARQVSVEESGIDGELARPLYPKPAPDGNAPGEWGRATHLNLSPEEKKQEQDTVERYAINIYVSDKISLHRHIQDHRMNECRSKKFDYRHLPTTSVIIAFYNEAWSTLLRTIHSVLETTPAILLKEIILIDDDSDRVYLKSKLADYISDLERVRLIRTNKREGLVRARLIGATYATGDVLTFLDCHCECVPGWIEPLLERIGENASTIVCPVIDTIDWNTFEFYMQTDEPMIGGFDWRLTFQWHSVPEVERKRRKSRIDPIRSPTMAGGLFAVSKAYFQYLGTYDTGMEVWGGENLELSFRVWQCGGTLEIHPCSHVGHVFPKKAPYARPNFLQNTVRAAEVWMDSYKQHFYKRNPPARKETYGDISERLQLREKLKCNSFDWYLKNIYPDLHVPEDREGWHGAVRSSGIHSECLDYNAPEHNPTGAHISLFGCHGQGGNQYFEYTAQKEIRFNSVTELCAEVLDGQTSIGMRHCPRDGEAKPPSVIWEFRQDGTIYHPHSDMCVTSYRTTEGRTDTQMRRCNPGDKTQQWKFEW; from the exons ATGAGGGGGCGCTGCTCTCGGAAACTGGGCGTGCTGGCCAAGGCTGGCTTCTTGCTGTGGCTCCTGTGGCTGGGCTACCTTTTGTTGGAGCGCTCCACGTACCCCTCCTCTCCGTCTGCAGAGGAAGACGATGAAGAGCGCAATGTTTTGGCGAGACAGGTGAGTGTAGAAGAGAGTGGGATTGATGGGGAGCTGGCTCGGCCGCTCTACCCTAAACCAGCACCAGACGGCAATGCACCAGGGGAGTGGGGTCGGGCCACACACCTCAACCTCAGCCCTGAAGAGAAGAAGCAGGAGCAGGATACTGTGGAGCGCTACGCTATCAATATCTATGTCAGTGACAAGATCTCCCTGCATCGGCACATCCAGGATCACAGGATGAATGA ATGCCGAAGTAAGAAGTTTGACTACCGACATTTACCCACCACCTCTGTGATCATAGCCTTCTACAACGAGGCCTGGTCCACCCTTCTGAGGACTATTCACAGTGTGCTGGAGACCACGCCTGCCATCCTGTTGAAAGAGATCATCCTCATTGACGACGACAGTGACCGAG TCTACCTGAAATCCAAGTTGGCCGACTACATTAGTGATCTGGAACGTGTCCGACTCATCCGCACCAACAAAAGGGAGGGTCTGGTTCGGGCACGTCTCATCGGCGCCACCTATGCCACAGGCGATGTACTGACATTTCTTGATTGCCACTGTGAGTGTGTCCCTGGCTGGATTGAACCTCTGTTGGAACG GATTGGTGAGAATGCCAGTACCATCGTGTGCCCCGTGATTGACACCATTGACTGGAACACCTTCGAGTTCTACATGCAAACCGATGAGCCGATGATCGGAGGATTTGACTGGAGACTCACCTTTCAGTGGCACTCTGTCCCCGAAGTGGAACGCAAGAGGCGCAAGTCTCGCATTGACCCCATCAG gtctcccacTATGGCAGGTGGCTTATTTGCTGTGAGCAAGGCTTACTTTCAGTACCTTGGCACATATGACACAGGCATGGAGGTGTGGGGAGGAGAAAACCTGGAGCTCTCCTTCAGG GTGTGGCAGTGTGGGGGAACCCTGGAGATTCACCCCTGCTCTCACGTGGGCCACGTGTTTCCTAAAAAGGCTCCTTATGCACGACCCAACTTCCTCCAGAATACCGTGCGAGCTGCCGAGGTTTGGATGGACTCTTATAAACAACACTTCTACAAGAGGAACCCCCCGGCCAGAAAG GAAACCTATGGGGACATCTCAGAGCGGCTGCAGCTGAGAGAGAAGCTGAAATGCAACAGTTTTGACTGGTATCTGAAGAATATCTACCCTGATCTGCATGTACCTGAGGACAGAGAAGGCTGGCATGGAGCT GTGCGTAGCTCAGGGATACATTCAGAGTGTCTTGACTACAATGCTCCAGAGCACAATCCCACAGGTGCCCACATTTCTCTGTTTGGTTGCCATGGCCAAGGAGGCAACCAG TACTTTGAATACACAGCTCAGAAGGAGATCCGTTTCAACTCGGTGACAGAGCTGTGTGCTGAAGTACTTGATGGACAGACCTCCATCGGGATGAGACACTGCCCGCGTGATGGGGAGGCCAAACCTCCCAGTGTCATCTGGGAGTTCAGACAG GATGGGACCATCTACCATCCTCACTCCGACATGTGTGTGACATCTTACCGCACAACAGAGGGTCGCACAGACACCCAGATGAGGCGGTGCAACCCAGGAGACAAAACCCAGCAGTGGAAGTTTGAATGGTAA